The genomic interval TCAACTGTTGGAGTCGGAATTGATTCATCTAATAATAAATATTTCAAAATTGTTTCGTCACTTAAATCTGTTTTATCTTCATTAAGTAATGATTCATCATGATTAAATGCATATTCTAACAATCGTTTATATTTTCCATAATAACCTATTTTTATATTTTCACCTAAAACTACATTATTTTCAAAAACATCTTCTTTCAATGAAGTTAAGTCTTCTGATAATAAATCATATTTTTCATTATTAACTGCATAGTCATATAATCGATTATAACGTTCCTCAATATATTCTAAATAATCATGATTATATAAACGATTATATAAACGATTGAAAAGAATATCATCTATATTTCTTATAAAATAACGTGCTTGTGAAGTTAATTGATTATACCAATTGATTGTGCCAACTTCTAAAGTTTTAAATTCACGATATAATGTGTTATTGTCATATTGATATATTGGTTTATCATATTGAATTAATTCTACAAAATTATCACCAAGCATACGTTTTTTAGATTTAATCTTTATTCTAAACATTTGAACAACAGCACTTTTATAATTTGACGTCCAAATCTCATTTTTAAAAAATTTAAAATGTTTAGGTAGATTTACAATATCTTTAGATGTAGTAGTTAAACTTTCATGAAGCAACATACTTACACCTCTTTTTTATTCAAATTAATGCATTGATTTTTATTTTAACGATAATATGTCCTTATTGACAAGTAATATAAAATACACTATAAAGTTTAATTTGTCAAGAATTATTTTTAAAAACTATATAAATTCATACATAGATAATTGATATGTAGATCGATCTATAAATAATTTATAAAATAATTTCTCTAAAACTGAAACCGGAATACTATTACCAGCTAATTTATATAATTGATCTCTTTTAAAACCATTTTTAACTAACACTTCATAATCTTTATCATCAAAACCTTGAAGTCTTAAACATTCTAAAGGTGTTAAGTACCTCAATCTATAATCATCATCAACAACAGTTAAATTATTATTACATGTTATTGTTTGACAATATTGTTTACCAACTCGTCCACGTCTAGTTTTTGAATTACTATAAGCTAAATTAATACAATCACCAGGATAAGCATAATCATATCCTTTTTTAGTTGCTTGATACACCTTTATAAGTCCTGGGTTATTCCAACGTTGCATTTTAGTTGTAATAGAATAACAAAAATTATCTATAATTTTCACCTTACCAATTTCAACAGCTTTTAACATAGAAGGACAAATATTATAATAGTATTCATCAACATCAGTTTCTAAATAATCAGATAACCTTTTTTCTAATTTCATTATTAATGGAAATTCATAAGGAAAATTAACATCATTTCTAATAGATACACAATAAACCCTTTTACGATTTTGAGGTAAATTATAATCTAAAGAATTTAAAACTTGATAATAAGATGTATATCCAAATTGAATTAATTTATTTAAATATTTACGAAAATTGTATAAGTTATTAGATCTAATTGCTTGAGGTACATTTTCCCATATAATATATTTTGGTTTAACTTTTTCAATTATTTTAACAGAATACCACATTAAACTTGAACGAGTTCCTGTATTTTCTTCTCCACCTTTATGTTTGCCAGCAATACTAAAATCCTGGCAAGGTGAACCATGAACAATTAAATCATAATAACCTAAATCTAAAATATTAACCTTTGTTATATCACCTAAATTTTTATCCCTTGATTCATTATGTATTAAAGAATATGCTTTGCTTGGAATAGGATCACATTCACAATAATTAACTAATTCAAAATCTATATCTATATTACTTAAAGCTTTTTCAAAAGCACCAATACCACTAAATAAAGACAATACTTTCATGTTATACCACCTCTAATACTACCAATTAAAATTATTTTCTTCCCCTGTAATATTTTCATCTGCTTCATCTTCAATAATTACTTCTTTAGATTTATCAAAATCATTAACAGCATTCATTCGATATAAATCGTTTTGATCTCGTTCATGATTAATAAACTTGAATAACTTTCTTATAATTAATAAATATGTAATTAACATTGATATTGTAATACCAACTAAAAAATATATTATTTCTCTTATAATTTAAAACACCTCCTAGATTGTAAAACAATAACGTTATAATTATATTGTTTATTGATATATCGCTTAAAAGGGCTTAAAATCGCTTTAAATCGATATTACTTAAAATAGCTTTTGTTTACTCTATTAAACATTAATGCTTGTTGCAAATCTTCAAAATGTACATCAGAATGTTTTATTAATTCACTTTCAATATAAGAATACTCATGAGTATTGAAGCAGCCAAAACAATATGCTAACGGAATAACAAAAGTATAATCATCATAATAATGTCTAGAATTTGTGTTCTCTTTGCCTACATCTTCCTCTTTTTGATAAATATTACAATTAAATTCACAGTAGGATTTTGAGAAAAGGAACTTTTGTAAAAATGTTAATTTATATTCAAGTTTTCGACCGAATACTTTACCTTTTAATTTAACATTAATAAATTGTTCACGTTCATCAACATCAATAATACCTTTTAATAAAGCTAAAATCATAAATCGATATCTATTAAAACTATCAACAAATGATAATATTTTATTAATAAAATAATTAATCTTTTTAAAATTTCCAATAACATTTACTTTATTTACAATCTCTATATTTGTTTGGTACAATCTTCTATGCCTAGCTATTTCATCACTTGAATCTTGTTTAGATGTAATCATATAATTTTTTTCTCTATGCATATTACCATATTTACGCTTATATTCTTTAGCACCTGATTCATCTTTCATATCTTCATATTGATTAGCTGCACCTAATTCATCTGTTGCTTCATCTTGTAACTCAACAAAATTATCATAAATAGCATAATTTTTATTCCTATACGCTTCTTTTATTTTAGTCCAATCTAAATCATATTCTAAATTCATTTTATTCGTAATATGACTATAAACACGAGTTTTAGAATAAACATATTGATCTCGAATATAAATAACATAATAAGCTTCAACATAATTTTTTATTAGTTGTTTAACAGATTCAAAATTTAAAAAATTATATTTTAAATAATCGCCAAACAAATTATATTTTAAAAGTAATTTATCAGTTATTAAATCTAAATCATTTATATTTTCACGATAATAACAATCTGAAATCACTTTTTCAAATTCATTAAAATCAATAAAATAAAATTCATTTCTTACCTCTTTCATAATTTCATTATTATTACCCATTATAATTATTTGAAATACATGACTTAACCCAGACAACAAGCTTGATTTACCCATTCTAATTTTACCGCAAATACTAATTAAATAACCCAACCTATATTTACAATATCCAACGCTAAAATTAAATAAATTTTCATAATATTTTCTATATCTAAATAAAACTAAAATAGGCAAAACCATTAAAATATCAAATAAAATCAAAAGCCAAAAAATTAATAACATTAATAAATCACCTCTTTCATAGATCATATATATTACATTTTTCTAAACTTCTTATAATGATTATGTTTCTTTGATGATGAACTTACTATATTAAGTGGTAACAACAAAATAGAGAAAACAACCTTAATTAATAAAGATACAGATTTTAAAATAACAGGTAATAAAGTTAATACAGGTGATAATACAGATAATAAAATAAGTAAAACAATAATAATAACAATAACATCTAAATTATCAATTATAAAATTAACTACTGGATGATTAACAATATTATTAATCTTATTTTCTGTATTAAGCATGGCTTTTTGTACATCTGATAACTCTTTAGTTGTATCATCAGCCAACGGAACATCAATTACTTCATCCGATACATATGCTACACCTTTATATGAATACCAAAATTTTAAAACTACATAATCTTTAATAAAATAATCACTAGGTCTAATCATAGAACTAACTGCTTCTTGTATCCAACTATCACGTTTATACCATAATTCTGTTTGATTCATGTCACCAAGAAATATCTTCCAATCATAATTTTCTTTATCACTATGTTCAATAGCATTAACTTGTCCTTTCTTTCCGAAAAGCCCACTAGTATACCAATCTAATAAACCATGTGAAATATCATAAGTTTCATCAGATTTAATTATTCTTTCATGAGTTTTTTCTGAGCCTTGTATCCAATTAGCATTTTCAAACATATCAAAAGCCCCAAACGTATAGTAATCTGTATAAGATACTTTCATCATATATATATCATCCATTGGAACATCAGTGTTAAAATGTATATATATTTCATATTTATTTCTTTTTTCACATTCATCTGATGTTATAGTAACTACATTAACTTTCTCGTATTCTTCATCATTAAGATTCCAAATTAAAGTACTACCATCTTTCAATGAAAACTCTAAAATATAATAATTTTGATTATTATATTCAGACCTAACCCACTTAGCGTAATTTATATCTTCTTGTTCAATATCAGATGGTAAATTTAAATTATTCCAAATATATACATTACTTATAGCGTAAAATTGCAAATCATAAGATGTATCTGTTTTAATGACATTTAATCTACCATAATTTTCATAATTATCTTTTAAAACATTATCCAATTCAGTCACATTATGAATAACAGTATCATCCGATTTCATATAGATTTCTACTACTGGAATAAACATAGCATTTATAATTTTTCTGTTTATTATATCAGTTGCTTGATAATATTCAGGTATAATTTTAATATTATGAATTTCCTTATTAGGATTGATATTAATAAATAAAAAATCATTGTTAAATTCATCTATAATTAATCGTTCAGTCTTTCCATCATAATGATATAATAAATCTTTAATTGGATAATATTCATCATAAATAGATTCAAACATAAATTGAATATTTACACTAGATACCTCATTTATATCTAAATTATTATCAACCAATAACTGATTTAAGTTAAATTCAATGTCCCACGATATAGTCTTAGGTAAAAAAACTTTTCTAATAGTTTCACCAAAATCATAATGTAAATTCATTATTTTAGCACCTGATGGTAAAGTTAAATATTTAGAATATTCTTCGCAATCAGAATAACATTCCAATATACCACCATACATATCTTTGTTTTCGTCATAAGTTAATGGTTGAGTAAAAGCATATGTTTTAAGGTCTTGAATAATCAAGACCTCAAATATTATGACTACTAGTGAAATAAAATAAAATATCCTCTTTTTCACTATATCACCTCATTATTAAAGTAAATTAACTATCCAATTCCAAATAGTTTTAAATAACCAACATATCCATTCCCAAACCGAAATATACCATGCTTTTTTTACTGGCTCTTCAGGTGTAATAGTAACTGTATCATCTGATTCATCCTCTATTACATTTACTACAGTGCTAATAGTATCTTCACTACCATCAACAGATGTAACTTTATACGTAACTGCATACATTCCAATAGTAGTTTCATTACCTAAATATTCGTTACTCAAAGTCATTACAGATGTTGTTGCAACTACTTCTATCTGATTAGTTGCAGTTAACAAATCAATAATATCTTGATTAGTTAACGTTACAGATTGAGCAACAGTAATAAAATAATTATCAGTAAAAAATACTGGTGGAATATCATCCATTACTTCAATAGTAACAGTATGAGTTTGAACATTATTTGATAAATCTTTAACTTCAAAAATAACAGTATAAGTTCCTTTAATATGACCTCTACCAGTATAATTATCTGTTTTTATTGTAATTGAATCTGTTATATTACCATCTTTATTGTCATTAGCAGTTAACTGACTTTGAATATCAGAAATAGTCAATGTTTCACTACTATTTTTAACAATATTAAGAGGTCCAGTAAAAGTCGGTTTTACATCATCAATAACTTCAATAGTTACATCATATGTATCATAATTTCCCGAAGTATCAAAACATTCATATGTAACTGTATAAGTACCAACTATATTATAATTAGCAGTATAATTATCTGTCTTTAATGTAATAGGCAAATCAGAATCATAATTATCGTCAACTGATAAAGCATTTAATACAGTTGTATTAACATCCAATAAAGTAGTCATAGATTGAGTATAATTATATGTACCATATATTTCAGGAGAAACAGCGTCACGAACTAATACAGAACAGTCTAAAGTACTTGTATTACCTGATGAATCAGTAACAGAAAAAATTATATGCCAATCACCAACAGTATTTTTATTAGCAGTATAATTATCTGTAACAACAGTAATATTAGAAGATATATCACCATCTTCATTATCAAATGCTGATAAACGTGATTGAATTTCATCTACTGACTTAGGTGAATCTACATTAGTAATAAAAGCAGTTTCACCATTAATAACTGGCTTAGAATCTGTTTTAGTAAAATATAAAGTCCATACTTGATTAGTATCTATTTCTTGTACATTACTAAAACTTTGAGCATATATTAATAATTCTGTTTGTGACTCTTCCTCTACCATAATAGGATAAGTACCTACATCATCATATGTACCTAATTTTACTTCTCTTAAAAATGTCTTTCCTTGAGCATCATAAACAAGAAAATATAAATCTTTCAAACCTACAATATCAGGTTTTATTACATTAATATCACTATATAAACCAAATAAATCTTGCTTATCTCCTGAATATAATTCAATGCCATCAAGATAAGTCGCTCCACCCATATCTTGGTCATCACCTAATTGTAAATATACTCTATCATCTTGTTCTATCCAGTGAGTATAATCAAAATCTTCAGCATTAACATTGATATTTGTAATAAAAGCAAAACTCATAAATATTGTTAATACAACTAAATAAGAAATAAATTTTTTCAATATGTTCACCTAACCTTCTAAAATTTTACGTATATCTTCCAATTCCATATCGTGAACATCAATAACATTTAATTCAGTTTTTAATGATTTCATAGCTTGTTTTTTAGCTTCAACATCATCAAGTCTATTCTTTTTATTATCAAAAAATAATTCATAATAAACTACTTTTTGAAAATCTTTATTTGTTTTAATAAAATGTTTTAAGTATTTATAAACATCTTCATTTTGTGCTAAGTACTTAACTTTATTTTTTTTATCATTAATAACTAATTCATGTTCACCAATATAATTACTTCTAAAAAAATCATTCAACATTTTTGATTTTAAGTTTAGATAATACTTTCTCTTTTTATCAAAATTATAAATATCATCATAACTAATTTTATGATCTACTTTTATTTGAGTATTTTTTAAATGATTTTTATCTTTTTGTTTATTGTTTTCTTTACTGTTTTGTAATTGATCTAAACGAAATTGAGCATATCCTCTTTGACGATTAGTTAATTTATCATCATTTTTTCGTTTAGAATAATAATTAATTTTATCTGAATCTGAATAATAATTATTTCTAACATTCAAATAAATCACCTACAATAAATTAATACTTTTTACTTTTATAATCAGGATTTTTAAATTTAAAAGCTCTAGAAATATTTTTTAATGCTTGAAGATAACCACGAGAACGAGAACGTTCTGCTTTAGTGTACTTCTTATTAGTTTTTGGATTGATTGAGTCTTTCTTAGCTCTCTTTGTGTGAAATTGTCTCTTTTCTTCTAAAGAATATGGAGCATAATCATTTCCCTCTAATATTTGATTGTAACGATTTTTAGCATACTTTCTTTGTCCATCTGTTAAACTATCATCATTCATTCTTTCACCAAAATGCAAAAGTTTCTCTTCTTTTGTATATTCAACTTCTTTAGACATATTTTTCATCTCTTCTTTCTTTTTATTATTTATTTTTTTTATCAAATTTTTTTTAAAAAAATACTAACCAAAAAGAATTAAGGTTAGTATTCGTAATACTAATTATTTAATTTGATTGAAAGTACCACATTTTTCACATTTAACAGATATTTCACCATGTGAAATAATTAAATCATTAGACTTTGCAATCATGTTATTACATTCACTACAATGATATAATTTACATTCCTTAGCTTTAATATTTTTACCAGCTGCCAATATCATCACCTTTTTCATCAACTTCTGAATCTTTAGTAACTGTAATAAATTTAATATCCTTGTTTTCTTTAGATACTAATATCGCTTCTGATTTACTAAAGTAATTAGTAAATATTTCATTTTCAGTTAAGAAAACATTATACTTTTTATAATTGATATTTTCTAGATCATTAATTACATGATAAGTTCTTACTGGTACATCATTAATGTATATTGTTTCAATATCTTTAAATTCTTCTTTTTTCATTTTATACTTCGTTGATTTTAATTCATCTATTACATTGTAATATCTAGCAACATCATTTATTTTAATCCGACCATGAACATGACCACTAAATCTAACAAATAAATTATATGATGTTTGATTATATTTTTTATTAAATTTTTTAACTATTTTAACTTGAAATTTCTGTAATTTAGATATTTCTTCTTTAGTCATATCTCTAGAAAACTTTAATACAGATTCAGAAACATTATTTTTTACACCTTGTTTATTTTTGTTTTCACTTGCATTTACTTCATTATTAGTAGCTGTTGCCACTTAAATCACTCCTTCTATCGTATAGATTTTACGTAAATTTACGTTTATTTTTCATTTGATCACTTAAATAAATTAAATCTTTTAGTTCTACTAACTCAATACTTGTTAATCCTGTCTTAATTGCACCAAATATAATATCTTTATTACTTGAATCAATAGAAATATACTTTGATAACTCGTTAATAATTAATTGACTTTTTTCAATCTTATTCATGCTTATCCTCTTCCTTTAACGAGATAAAACATATTTTTGATACATACAATATATTTGTTTATCTGAATAACAGACCCATTTATACAATCTACCTTTCTTTTCTAACTTAGCAATCATATTACTTCTAGTCATATTTATAACTCCTTTCATTAAATTTAAAGGTATGATTATAAAAACAATTATTATGGTGGTTTACACCAAATCATCCTACCAACTCCCTTAAATAAATATTAATTACCAAATATTTAAATCACTTTCTACATCACAATGTACACAAAGTAATACTTGTAATTCTAAAAATCTTTTTTCAACTTCTTCTTTTGACTCAGACACTTCTGTTACAACATAAATATCATCTTCTTTTTTAGTTGGATGATGTAATCTAGAAAATCTCAAAACAATACATTCATCTTCAATATCAATAGAAGAAATCACTTGAACATTAATTAATTGATTATTAAATTTAATAAACATATTTTCACCCCCCTTTTGTTTTTTTTCAAAATCTAATTAACATAACTCCTCACAACTAAGGTAAATAAAAAACAATCCAATATTAGATTCATCTTTACGATCTAAAAATAACTTGAATTGTTTTGATGTAATTTCTTTAATAGTCATTTCGTAAACAACTCCTTTAAATTTTAAATAAAAAAAACTACCCACTTCTTTTTAGTTGGTAGTTTAAAAAAAATATACAAAAATACCAACTATTTATAGTTGGTAGTCTCAAAATCCACCGGAGTCAAATCCTTACGGGTTCGAGTCCCGTCGCTGGTACCACTAAAGACCTCTCGAATAGTATGGAAATATGATAAATTAATACTATTATATTATTAAATAGTAATTATTTCAAGGAAAATATTACTTTTTTTCCATATTTTTTTATTAAAAGGAGGTTGTGTTATGATATTAAGACTAAAAGAAGCAAGAAAATCTAGAAACATTACACAAAAAGAATTATCTAGACTAACAAACATAGCACAAGACCAAATATCAAGATATGAGAACGGTCAAGATATGACCAGTAATAATCTAAAGATATTTTGTAAAGCATTAGATGTTAGTGCAGATTACTTACTAGGATTAATAGATGAAGATATAAAATTGACAAAAAAAGAAACATTAAATTTAGCAAAAAATTTAGATAATGAACAAATCAAGGAAATTAGTGAAACATTACAAAAATCAGCTAATTATTTTCAAGAATTAATTAAACAGAATACAGAATAGCAGAAAGGCGAATAAAACATACAAGTTTATAAGTTTTATTCACCTTTTTTTTAATTATCTTATATGTAGTGAAATAAAAGAAAAAATGAACTTTTTACAATCTATTTAAAATGAAAATGAATATTAGTAAATACAGTAAAAATAAAGAGTAGTATAATGAACTTATACCTGTCAAGTAGACAGAAACAAAAAAATTAATATATTAATATTTTATGCTGCTAGTAGATGGCTTCTGTATTGCGCAGGGGCCATCTTTTTTAATGTCCATTGATAACGCTTATGATTATAATAATTCATATAATCATTTAATATAAACCTCAATGATTTAATATCAGTAGCATCATAATACTCACACTCGTCTTTAAAATGTCCAAAAAATGTCTCCATTTTTGCGTTATCTAGACAATTACCTTTACGTGACATAGATTGAATAATATTTAATTCCTTTAGTTTATTTACATACATTGAATTAGTATAATATAAACCCTGGTCTGAATGGATTAAGGTATTTTTTAGATTTTCATCTCCATATCTTTCAACAAGTTGATTAATTACATCTAACGATAAATCTAGACTTAGATTTTGAGATACTTTCCAAGCTACAATTTCACGTGTACAAAGATCCTTAATTACAGATAAATAATATCGATAACCATTAAAAATTAAGTATGTGATATCAGTCGCGAATACTGTACCAGGTTCATCAACATCAAAATTTCTATCTAATACATTTTCAAATGTATGATGATTTTTATATGAGTCTTTTAAATGTTTATAGGGATCTTTAATCCTTACTGTAGAACGTATACCATTCTTTTTCATTAAACGATAAACTTTTTTAGGGTTCATTACTACACCTAAATCATTTCTTAGATGCATTGTAATTCTTTGATATCCAAATACTTTATTTTTTACCCACAAATCATTTATTAATTTAAAATCTGATTTGTCTTGTAACTCTCTTTGTCTTCTCTTGTTAGCAGATTTAATCCATTTATAATAACCAGATCTTGATACATTAAAATATTTACATAATGTTTGTATTGGTACATTAATTTTAGTTTTTAAATCATCGATAAATTGAAATACTAATTGAGTTGGAACATATTTATTTTCTTTTATTTTCACTTTCCTTCCTTGCCATAATTGCTTTTTTAATGCTTCAATCTCCTGCCTTTGCGCTTCTATTATTTTCTCCTGTATTAATACTTTTTCATCAGCTGTTATTGCTTCTTTCTTTGGTCTTCCTGATTTACCATTTATATTACGACCTCTTGATTCATTAAAAAATGATTCTTTTCCCTTTTCTTCATATTGTTTAGTCCAGTTTGTTATGTAAGTATTACTTTTAGGTTCTTTATAGGGTAATCCATGACTTTCAAATATTTCTCTTATAGATACTCCCTTTTTCTTTAACTCAACTGCTTTAATTTTAAATTCAGGTGCATATTGGATTGTCTTACCAACTTTCCTAACATAGGGATTCTTTTCTAATTCATCTCTATGTTTTTTTATATAATCTTTAATTCTTAATTTCTTCTTCATTAGTACATCTCCCTTAGTTATCTAAATTTATTATAAAATAAAATACCTACATAGCCAACACCTTTTTATTTAGTGTCTACTATATAGGTATAATATCATAAAAATGACTCTTTATTTATGAAAGAGGGGAAATAATATGAATTTGAAGAATTCTATAAGCAATATGATGTCTTTAAAAGATGGGAAATCAAAAAAAATAAGTTAAGAGAATAAGCTGATAAAATTAAAGATAAACAATATTTTTTGATTTTATAAATGCTTTTAACAAAAAAGAATTATATAAGAATGATGTAAATAATTGTGAAGTTGTAACATGGATTAATATAATTACTATTATGAAAAAAATAAAAAAGAAATTGACTTTGCAAATCATTATTATGAATCAAATAAATAAAATTTTCATCTTTAAAAAACAATGATGTAACATTTAAAAAGTAAGCGTACAATATAGCACACATTTAATTTATGAAAATAATATGAGATAATCCTCTTAGCTAATATGTTAGGAGGATTTTAAAATGAATTATAATAAGTTAAGATCTGAATGGAAAGAAAGAATTGAAGAATATCAAAAAAGTGGATTATCAAAATCAAAATGGTGTAAGGAAAATGGGTATAAATTACATCAACTTCTATATTGGATTAAAAAGAATAATCAAAATGAAAAACAAGCACAAGAAATTAATTGGGTACCCATTCCTATTAATCATGAAATGGTTGAAATGAATGAAGAAAAATGTATTACGATTAAAATAGGAAAATGCAATATAAAGGTTGAACCAGGGTTCAATGGGAATCATTTAAAAGATGTGGTAAAGGTGTTATCAGAATTATGATTAAACTCAAGGATGTAAAAACAGTTTATTTCGCGACAGGATATACTGATTTAAGAAAATCAATTGATGGACTATCTCTTATTGTAAAAAAACAGTTTGATTTAGATCCATTTTCAAATAACTTATTTGTTTTCTGTAATAAAAGCAGACAAATTTTAAAAATTTTACATTGGGATTATAATGGTTTTTGGATATATAAAAAACGATTAGAAAGTGGTAAATTTAATTGGCCTAAAAGTGAACAGGAGATTACAAGTTCGTCTTTAAAAGAATTTTATTGGTTTTTAGATGGTTATGAAATACGTAATGGAAAGGCCTTTAAAGAGGTTAAGCAAAGGGGGATTGTATAGTCCCTTTTCTTTATATAATTAGACTTTTTTCTCATTTTATGGTAAAATAAAGTATCAAAAAAAGGTGAG from Mycoplasmatota bacterium carries:
- a CDS encoding IS66 family insertion sequence element accessory protein TnpB; the encoded protein is MNYNKLRSEWKERIEEYQKSGLSKSKWCKENGYKLHQLLYWIKKNNQNEKQAQEINWVPIPINHEMVEMNEEKCITIKIGKCNIKVEPGFNGNHLKDVVKVLSEL
- the tnpB gene encoding IS66 family insertion sequence element accessory protein TnpB, yielding MIKLKDVKTVYFATGYTDLRKSIDGLSLIVKKQFDLDPFSNNLFVFCNKSRQILKILHWDYNGFWIYKKRLESGKFNWPKSEQEITSSSLKEFYWFLDGYEIRNGKAFKEVKQRGIV
- the dcm gene encoding DNA (cytosine-5-)-methyltransferase, translated to MKVLSLFSGIGAFEKALSNIDIDFELVNYCECDPIPSKAYSLIHNESRDKNLGDITKVNILDLGYYDLIVHGSPCQDFSIAGKHKGGEENTGTRSSLMWYSVKIIEKVKPKYIIWENVPQAIRSNNLYNFRKYLNKLIQFGYTSYYQVLNSLDYNLPQNRKRVYCVSIRNDVNFPYEFPLIMKLEKRLSDYLETDVDEYYYNICPSMLKAVEIGKVKIIDNFCYSITTKMQRWNNPGLIKVYQATKKGYDYAYPGDCINLAYSNSKTRRGRVGKQYCQTITCNNNLTVVDDDYRLRYLTPLECLRLQGFDDKDYEVLVKNGFKRDQLYKLAGNSIPVSVLEKLFYKLFIDRSTYQLSMYEFI
- a CDS encoding helix-turn-helix transcriptional regulator; protein product: MILRLKEARKSRNITQKELSRLTNIAQDQISRYENGQDMTSNNLKIFCKALDVSADYLLGLIDEDIKLTKKETLNLAKNLDNEQIKEISETLQKSANYFQELIKQNTE
- a CDS encoding Com family DNA-binding transcriptional regulator, with amino-acid sequence MAAGKNIKAKECKLYHCSECNNMIAKSNDLIISHGEISVKCEKCGTFNQIK
- a CDS encoding IS3 family transposase, with translation MKKKLRIKDYIKKHRDELEKNPYVRKVGKTIQYAPEFKIKAVELKKKGVSIREIFESHGLPYKEPKSNTYITNWTKQYEEKGKESFFNESRGRNINGKSGRPKKEAITADEKVLIQEKIIEAQRQEIEALKKQLWQGRKVKIKENKYVPTQLVFQFIDDLKTKINVPIQTLCKYFNVSRSGYYKWIKSANKRRQRELQDKSDFKLINDLWVKNKVFGYQRITMHLRNDLGVVMNPKKVYRLMKKNGIRSTVRIKDPYKHLKDSYKNHHTFENVLDRNFDVDEPGTVFATDITYLIFNGYRYYLSVIKDLCTREIVAWKVSQNLSLDLSLDVINQLVERYGDENLKNTLIHSDQGLYYTNSMYVNKLKELNIIQSMSRKGNCLDNAKMETFFGHFKDECEYYDATDIKSLRFILNDYMNYYNHKRYQWTLKKMAPAQYRSHLLAA